Proteins from a single region of Aureibacter tunicatorum:
- a CDS encoding SulP family inorganic anion transporter has product MKKDVLSGLTVALALVPEAVAFSFVAGVEPLVGLYAAFLVGLITAAIGGRPGMISGATGALAVVMVALVKAHGVEYLFAAVLLMGFIQILAGVARLGKFVRLIPHPVMLGFVNGLAIVIFLAQLSSFKVADLATNAEVWMSGSQLYIMAGLVALTMAIIYFLPKLTKAIPSSLAAIIVVSMIAIFAGLDTVTVGDKAKIAGGLPQFHIPMVPFNLETLKIILPYSVILAAIGLIESLMTLSLVDEVTETHGSSNKECVAQGLANVACGVFGAMGGCAMIGQSMINVNSGGRGRASGISAAIFLLIFILFASQWIEMIPIAALTGVMFMVVIGTFAWSSLRILHKIPKSDAFVLILVSGLTVVFDLAIAVASGVVVSALVFAWENAVRIRARRSLIEDGKTKLYEIYGPLFFGSITTFNGKFDIKEDPENIIVDFKESRVMDHSGLEAINKLAEKYQKEGKTIHFRHLSADCKRLLDKAGDLVQVNVMEDPEYQVSLDRNPI; this is encoded by the coding sequence ATGAAAAAAGATGTTCTGTCAGGATTGACTGTGGCTTTGGCCTTAGTGCCGGAAGCTGTAGCGTTCTCTTTTGTGGCAGGAGTTGAGCCATTAGTGGGCTTGTATGCCGCCTTTTTGGTTGGTTTGATTACAGCTGCTATCGGCGGGCGACCTGGTATGATTTCAGGAGCTACTGGAGCCTTGGCTGTTGTGATGGTGGCTTTGGTGAAGGCGCATGGAGTTGAATACCTGTTTGCGGCGGTTTTATTAATGGGCTTTATACAGATTTTAGCAGGTGTGGCAAGGTTAGGAAAGTTTGTTAGGCTTATACCTCATCCAGTAATGCTGGGCTTTGTGAATGGCCTGGCTATAGTTATCTTTTTAGCTCAGTTGAGTTCATTTAAAGTGGCTGATTTGGCAACGAATGCGGAAGTATGGATGAGTGGCTCTCAGCTATATATTATGGCAGGTTTGGTAGCTTTGACTATGGCGATTATTTATTTCCTGCCTAAATTGACAAAGGCAATCCCTTCTTCATTAGCGGCTATTATTGTCGTGTCTATGATTGCCATATTTGCTGGGTTGGATACTGTGACAGTTGGAGATAAGGCGAAAATTGCAGGAGGTTTGCCTCAGTTTCATATTCCTATGGTTCCTTTTAACTTGGAGACTTTGAAAATCATTTTACCATATTCAGTGATTTTGGCTGCAATAGGTTTGATTGAATCTTTGATGACGCTTTCGCTAGTTGATGAAGTTACTGAAACTCATGGCAGTTCTAATAAGGAGTGTGTCGCGCAAGGATTGGCAAATGTCGCTTGCGGAGTTTTTGGAGCAATGGGAGGTTGCGCAATGATTGGACAAAGTATGATTAATGTGAATTCAGGAGGCCGAGGCAGAGCTTCGGGAATATCAGCGGCGATATTTTTATTGATCTTTATTTTGTTTGCATCCCAGTGGATTGAAATGATACCTATTGCGGCCTTGACAGGAGTTATGTTTATGGTAGTAATTGGAACGTTCGCGTGGTCAAGCTTGAGAATATTGCATAAGATACCTAAGTCTGATGCTTTTGTTTTGATTTTGGTGTCGGGATTAACTGTTGTGTTTGATTTGGCAATTGCAGTAGCTTCAGGTGTTGTTGTTTCTGCTTTGGTATTTGCTTGGGAGAATGCGGTTAGAATTCGTGCTAGAAGAAGCCTGATTGAGGATGGCAAGACAAAGCTTTATGAAATCTATGGCCCTTTGTTTTTTGGATCAATAACGACATTTAACGGGAAGTTTGATATAAAAGAAGATCCTGAAAATATAATTGTTGATTTTAAAGAATCGAGAGTAATGGATCATTCAGGTTTGGAGGCTATCAATAAATTAGCTGAGAAGTATCAAAAAGAAGGAAAAACGATTCATTTCAGACATTTGAGCGCAGATTGCAAAAGATTGTTGGATAAGGCTGGGGATTTAGTTCAAGTGAATGTAATGGAAGACCCGGAATATCAAGTCTCTTTGGATAGAAATCCAATCTAA
- the pyk gene encoding pyruvate kinase, whose protein sequence is MKNQVRRNKTKIVATLGPTSESKPKVKELIQAGLNVARLNFSHGGHDVQLNRINIVRDLNKELGVNVGLLQDLQGPKIRIGEVENEGVEINVGEELVICSTPMVGNRHKVSTTYESLTDDVEIGDPILIDDGNLELKVIDKGEGEVKTIVVHGGMLKSKKGINLPGSNLSTPSMTQKDLDDLQFGLEHNVDWVALSFVRRAEDIIELKNIIKQAGKTTKVVAKIEKPEAVNNIDEIINVTDAIMVARGDLGVEIPMEEVPVIQKEIIKKCNMAAKPVIVATQMLDSMINNPRPTRAEASDVANAILDGADAVMLSGETAFGNYPPLAVGAMSKIIKSVENNSEHIYNRNFELEKSSKTYNEDRVLASSAYLARDTEAVAITGMTFTGYTAFKVSRFRPKAEIQIFTDNMQLLTQLSLIWGVRGYFKEKFAESTEEAFLTINEDLKSLGEIQDGDLVVTTGTLPIANKERTNTIRLTKVS, encoded by the coding sequence ATGAAAAATCAAGTAAGAAGAAACAAAACCAAAATTGTAGCCACTTTAGGCCCTACTAGCGAATCAAAACCAAAAGTAAAAGAGCTCATCCAAGCCGGACTTAATGTGGCTAGATTGAACTTTTCTCACGGTGGTCACGACGTGCAGCTAAATAGAATCAACATTGTAAGAGATCTCAACAAGGAATTGGGTGTAAATGTTGGTTTGTTGCAAGACTTGCAAGGACCAAAAATTCGTATCGGGGAAGTGGAAAATGAAGGCGTTGAAATCAACGTTGGTGAAGAGCTTGTGATCTGCTCTACTCCAATGGTCGGCAACAGACACAAAGTAAGCACAACTTACGAATCTCTGACTGACGATGTTGAAATCGGCGACCCTATTCTTATCGACGATGGTAACTTGGAGCTAAAAGTTATCGACAAAGGAGAAGGCGAAGTGAAAACAATTGTTGTTCATGGCGGAATGCTTAAGTCTAAAAAAGGCATCAACCTACCAGGCTCAAACCTTTCGACTCCTTCTATGACTCAAAAAGACCTTGACGACCTTCAGTTCGGATTGGAGCACAATGTAGACTGGGTAGCGCTTTCTTTTGTTAGAAGAGCCGAGGATATCATTGAGTTGAAAAACATTATCAAGCAAGCTGGCAAAACGACTAAAGTAGTTGCTAAAATCGAAAAGCCTGAAGCGGTAAATAATATCGATGAGATCATCAATGTGACTGACGCCATCATGGTAGCCAGAGGAGACTTAGGTGTTGAAATCCCGATGGAGGAAGTTCCTGTAATCCAGAAGGAGATTATCAAAAAATGTAACATGGCCGCTAAGCCTGTTATCGTAGCGACACAGATGCTTGACAGTATGATCAACAATCCTAGACCTACAAGAGCGGAAGCATCAGATGTTGCCAATGCGATTCTTGATGGAGCGGATGCTGTGATGCTTTCGGGAGAGACTGCTTTTGGTAATTATCCGCCATTAGCTGTTGGCGCGATGTCTAAAATCATAAAATCAGTGGAAAACAACTCTGAGCATATTTACAACAGAAATTTCGAATTGGAAAAAAGCTCTAAGACTTACAACGAGGACAGAGTGCTTGCCAGCTCGGCTTACCTTGCCAGAGACACAGAAGCTGTTGCTATCACAGGAATGACCTTCACAGGCTACACAGCATTCAAAGTATCGAGATTCAGACCAAAAGCAGAAATCCAAATCTTCACTGACAACATGCAATTGCTTACTCAATTGAGTTTAATCTGGGGTGTTAGAGGATACTTCAAGGAAAAATTCGCTGAATCGACTGAAGAAGCATTCTTGACAATTAATGAAGACTTGAAATCTCTTGGCGAAATTCAAGATGGTGATTTAGTGGTTACTACCGGTACATTGCCTATAGCCAATAAGGAAAGAACGAATACTATTCGTTTAACGAAGGTCTCATAA
- a CDS encoding IPExxxVDY family protein, with product MIDENYKLIGIVTDLKDYKLAWNINQETYLKLIKTQDFSSQTEEKPFSFSRFKHMDDRSVVTLVKNKSYSSDEGSKFLLHDLRQFNFFMLIDGWVSEEKLNNFISQLKQNSSINFIKILDLSKINSQEILIV from the coding sequence ATGATTGACGAAAATTATAAACTAATAGGGATTGTTACTGATCTCAAAGATTATAAACTTGCTTGGAACATCAACCAAGAGACTTACCTGAAGCTCATCAAAACTCAGGATTTCTCCTCGCAGACCGAAGAAAAGCCTTTCAGCTTTTCAAGATTCAAGCACATGGATGATCGCTCTGTTGTAACACTCGTTAAGAACAAGTCTTACAGCAGTGATGAAGGATCAAAGTTCTTGCTTCACGACTTGCGCCAATTCAATTTCTTCATGCTCATTGACGGATGGGTTTCAGAGGAAAAGCTCAACAATTTCATCTCACAGCTCAAACAAAACTCATCCATTAATTTTATTAAAATATTGGATTTATCTAAAATCAATTCTCAAGAGATATTAATTGTCTGA
- a CDS encoding acyl carrier protein, producing the protein MSEIAQKVKEIIIDKLGVEESEVTPEASFTNDLGADSLDTVELIMEFEKEFNVSIPDDQAENIATVGQAISYLEENAK; encoded by the coding sequence ATGTCTGAAATAGCACAGAAAGTAAAAGAGATTATTATTGATAAGTTAGGTGTTGAAGAGTCAGAAGTGACTCCTGAGGCTAGCTTCACAAATGATCTAGGAGCAGATTCACTTGATACTGTTGAGTTGATCATGGAATTCGAAAAAGAATTCAATGTTTCTATCCCTGATGATCAAGCGGAAAACATCGCTACTGTAGGTCAAGCAATCTCTTACCTAGAAGAGAACGCAAAATAA
- the fabF gene encoding beta-ketoacyl-ACP synthase II — MNLKRVVVTGLGALTPLGNTVEEYWTGLVNGVSGAGPITKFDAAKFKTRFACEVKNFNVNNYMDRKEARRLDPFAQYAMVTAEEAFQDSGIDLEKIDLRKAGVIWGSGIGGLQSFETEVKEYTERGFTPRFNPFFIPKMIADIAAGHISIKYGFRGANYATVSACASATHAISAAADYIRLGKANVMITGGSEASVAAAGVGGFSALKALSERNDSPETASRPFDKDRDGFVLGEGAGALILEEYEHAKARGAKIYCELAGSGASADAYHMTAPHPEGLGATEVMQYALEDAGMKAEEIDYINVHGTSTPLGDVAELKAVEKAFGEHAYELNISSTKSMTGHLLGAAGAIEAIACVKALESQTVPPTINHFTDDEEINPRLKLTFNTAQKREIKAALSNTFGFGGHNSSVIFRVIEE; from the coding sequence ATGAATTTAAAAAGAGTAGTTGTTACAGGTCTTGGTGCGTTGACACCATTAGGCAATACTGTCGAGGAGTACTGGACAGGCTTGGTTAATGGCGTCAGCGGCGCTGGCCCGATCACAAAATTCGATGCAGCTAAGTTTAAAACTAGATTTGCATGCGAAGTGAAAAACTTCAATGTCAATAATTACATGGACAGAAAAGAAGCAAGAAGATTAGATCCTTTTGCTCAATATGCCATGGTGACGGCTGAAGAAGCTTTTCAAGATTCGGGCATCGATTTGGAAAAGATCGACTTGAGGAAGGCCGGTGTGATTTGGGGATCGGGAATTGGAGGTCTTCAAAGCTTTGAGACAGAAGTCAAGGAATACACGGAGAGAGGTTTTACACCAAGATTCAATCCATTTTTTATTCCGAAAATGATAGCGGATATCGCCGCTGGTCATATTTCAATCAAATACGGTTTTAGAGGAGCGAATTACGCAACAGTTTCTGCTTGCGCTTCGGCTACGCATGCGATAAGCGCGGCGGCTGATTACATTCGTTTGGGCAAAGCCAATGTCATGATAACAGGCGGCTCTGAGGCTTCAGTAGCTGCGGCAGGTGTTGGTGGATTTAGCGCTTTGAAAGCGTTGTCTGAGAGAAATGATTCTCCGGAAACTGCATCAAGACCATTTGACAAGGATAGAGACGGATTTGTGCTTGGAGAAGGAGCTGGTGCTTTGATCCTTGAAGAATATGAGCATGCAAAAGCGAGAGGAGCTAAGATATACTGCGAATTGGCAGGTTCTGGAGCTTCTGCGGATGCGTATCATATGACGGCGCCTCATCCAGAAGGATTGGGAGCGACAGAGGTAATGCAATATGCATTGGAAGATGCTGGAATGAAGGCTGAGGAAATTGATTATATTAATGTGCATGGTACATCAACGCCTTTAGGGGATGTGGCTGAGCTTAAAGCTGTTGAAAAAGCTTTTGGCGAGCATGCATATGAATTGAACATTAGTTCTACTAAGTCAATGACTGGTCACTTGCTTGGTGCGGCGGGAGCTATTGAGGCGATTGCTTGTGTTAAAGCATTGGAGAGCCAAACAGTTCCTCCTACGATCAATCATTTCACTGATGACGAGGAGATTAATCCTAGATTGAAGCTTACATTCAATACAGCGCAAAAGAGAGAAATTAAAGCGGCTCTAAGCAATACCTTCGGGTTTGGCGGACATAATTCTTCCGTGATTTTTAGAGTGATTGAGGAATAG
- the rnc gene encoding ribonuclease III codes for MVLKRLLNLHIFSSKKNKRLIYTIKSIVGYKPLNLSIYKLVTQHSSIAKENAQGFKESNERLEYLGDAILGAIIAEYLFKKYPYKNEGFLTEIRSRIVNRESLNQLALKIGLNKLIEYNQKPQRHSMSFKSIYGDSLEALVGAVYLDRGYKKCKKFVINKLLLPHYDLDEIIKKNPNHKSQLIEWAHQEQKEVKFEIVQVKNSSPYKEFVAEVVVEGEAVSRGTGLSKKKAEQSAAEKALEKLKVIG; via the coding sequence GTGGTATTGAAAAGATTATTAAACCTGCATATATTTTCTTCAAAAAAAAATAAAAGGCTTATATACACAATCAAAAGCATTGTAGGATATAAGCCTTTAAATTTATCCATCTATAAGCTGGTAACTCAGCATAGTTCGATAGCGAAGGAGAATGCCCAAGGTTTCAAAGAGTCCAATGAGAGGTTGGAGTACCTGGGAGATGCTATTCTAGGGGCAATTATCGCCGAATATTTATTCAAGAAGTATCCTTATAAAAATGAAGGCTTTCTTACTGAGATAAGGTCAAGGATTGTCAATAGGGAGTCCCTTAATCAGTTGGCCTTGAAGATAGGACTCAATAAGCTTATCGAGTACAATCAAAAACCTCAAAGGCATTCCATGTCTTTCAAGTCGATATATGGAGATTCTTTGGAGGCTTTGGTGGGAGCTGTGTATTTGGATAGGGGATATAAGAAATGCAAAAAGTTTGTGATCAACAAACTGCTATTGCCTCATTATGACCTTGATGAAATAATCAAGAAAAACCCTAATCACAAAAGCCAGTTGATCGAATGGGCTCATCAAGAGCAGAAAGAAGTCAAGTTCGAAATTGTGCAGGTGAAAAATAGCAGTCCTTACAAGGAGTTTGTGGCAGAGGTGGTTGTGGAAGGCGAAGCAGTGAGTAGAGGCACAGGTCTTAGCAAGAAAAAGGCCGAGCAAAGCGCTGCTGAAAAAGCGCTTGAAAAATTAAAAGTAATTGGCTAA
- a CDS encoding TlpA disulfide reductase family protein translates to MKLKNIFIGAGICFAFLACNKNSKNAEITISGKINHPSESGAVVLEKWEGQIPTPIDTLAVKDSTFNVNSDELESGFYRLNFYNQQNVNLVLDGNENINIQVDGNNPKGVVEIKGSKSHDLLDKANVFLEDFRVKATQIEIDYSQAMASGDALAENLYTAKFDSLQNTIQTEIKNLINSNEIVLGDLQLVGLLDPDKDINTIDKVAQELKKKYPELPIITDFAKQVENSKKLAIGSKAPNFTLPQPDGKKLSLSDFEGQYVLIDFWASWCPPCRKANPHLVSLYDEYHSKGIEFIGVSLDKDKDKWEQAITDDKLTWPQVSDLKYFNSEVAKEYQVNSIPSTFLLDKDGKIIAKNLRGEELDEKLKELFH, encoded by the coding sequence ATGAAATTAAAGAACATTTTTATTGGAGCGGGCATTTGCTTTGCATTTTTAGCTTGCAATAAAAACAGCAAGAATGCTGAAATAACTATTTCAGGAAAAATAAATCATCCTTCTGAATCAGGAGCAGTTGTGTTGGAAAAATGGGAAGGCCAAATACCAACTCCGATAGATACTTTAGCTGTAAAAGACAGTACTTTCAATGTGAATTCCGATGAACTTGAATCAGGATTTTACAGACTGAACTTTTACAATCAGCAAAACGTCAACCTTGTGCTTGATGGCAATGAAAACATAAACATCCAAGTTGACGGAAACAACCCTAAAGGAGTTGTTGAGATAAAAGGATCTAAATCGCACGATCTATTAGACAAAGCAAATGTGTTCCTTGAAGATTTTAGAGTCAAAGCCACGCAAATAGAAATAGACTATTCTCAAGCAATGGCTAGTGGTGACGCATTGGCAGAAAACCTTTACACAGCCAAATTCGACTCACTGCAAAACACTATTCAAACGGAAATCAAAAATCTCATCAACAGCAACGAAATCGTACTTGGAGACTTGCAGCTAGTAGGGCTATTGGATCCGGATAAGGATATAAACACCATTGACAAAGTAGCTCAAGAGCTAAAGAAAAAATATCCAGAGTTGCCAATTATCACCGATTTCGCCAAGCAAGTTGAAAACTCGAAAAAACTAGCCATCGGATCGAAAGCTCCAAACTTCACATTACCACAACCAGATGGCAAGAAATTAAGCTTAAGCGATTTTGAAGGACAATACGTACTCATTGACTTTTGGGCTTCTTGGTGCCCGCCTTGCCGAAAAGCAAACCCTCACTTGGTTTCTTTATACGATGAGTATCACAGCAAAGGAATCGAATTTATCGGAGTATCTTTAGACAAAGACAAAGACAAATGGGAACAAGCGATCACTGATGACAAACTAACTTGGCCTCAAGTATCGGATTTGAAGTATTTCAATTCAGAGGTAGCAAAAGAATATCAAGTCAATTCAATTCCATCAACATTCTTGCTTGACAAAGATGGCAAAATCATCGCTAAAAACCTTAGAGGCGAAGAATTGGACGAAAAGTTAAAAGAACTCTTCCACTAA
- the alaS gene encoding alanine--tRNA ligase has translation MDSKSIRKAFLDFFENKQHKIVDSAPMVIKDDPTLMFTNAGMNQFKDYFLGNKVPDVRRVSDTQKCLRVSGKHNDLEEVGIDTYHHTMFEMLGNWSFGDYFKKEAIAWAWELLTDVYGLPKDRLYVTIFEGDASEKLERDQEAYNFWKELIPENRILNGNKKDNFWEMGDTGPCGPCSEIHIDIRPESELDKIPGKDLVNQDHPLVIEIWNLVFMQFNRLANGTLENLPEQHVDTGMGFERLAMAIQGKTSNYDTDVFQPMIQYIAKKSNVEYGVDEKTDIALRVIVDHIRAITFAISDGQLPSNNKAGYVIRRILRRAVRYGYTFLGFKAPFMYELVEILASQFDQVFPELKEQAEFIQKVIQEEEASFLRTLEVGLKKMDEIVADVKAKNDVKVEGKIAFELYDTFGFPLDLTALIAREHGLVIDEVGFEKEMAEQKARSRKAAEVETGDWNILKEQDEITFIGYDNLEADASIVKYREVKQKKGSLYQIVLNQTPFYAESGGQVGDTGYIISEDETIKILDTKKENDLIVHFAEKIPASPESTFKAVVDIEKRKFSANNHSATHLLHAALKQVLGDHVQQKGSLVSDKVLRFDFSHFAKVTDEEISQIENIVNEKIRENISLDEKRNIPIKEAMELGATALFGEKYGEFVRVITFDSSYSIELCGGTHVKSTGEIGLFKIVAESSVAAGVRRIEAVTAIEAQNFVQSHIELLKEIKEALKNPKDTLKAVQQLLEDKSSLAKELEKLNLEKAGQIKQDLIKNAVKKDDVNCIFSKVKMPNADALKKLSYEIKNEVENVYMVLAANIAGKPQISVVVSESLISEKGLNAGQIVRELAKEIKGGGGGQPSVATAGGKDINGLDKVVEKAATLI, from the coding sequence ATGGATTCGAAATCGATAAGGAAAGCTTTTCTTGATTTTTTTGAAAATAAACAGCATAAAATAGTAGATTCAGCTCCAATGGTCATCAAAGACGACCCTACGCTGATGTTCACCAATGCTGGAATGAATCAGTTCAAAGACTACTTTCTAGGAAACAAAGTTCCTGATGTCAGAAGAGTATCAGACACTCAAAAGTGTCTTAGAGTATCAGGCAAGCATAACGACTTGGAAGAAGTTGGTATCGACACTTACCACCACACAATGTTTGAAATGCTTGGAAACTGGTCATTTGGCGATTATTTCAAAAAAGAAGCTATTGCTTGGGCATGGGAACTACTGACTGACGTATATGGTCTTCCTAAAGACAGGCTTTATGTTACGATTTTCGAAGGCGATGCATCTGAAAAACTTGAAAGAGATCAAGAAGCATACAATTTTTGGAAGGAATTAATTCCTGAAAACAGAATATTGAACGGTAATAAAAAGGACAATTTCTGGGAAATGGGAGACACAGGCCCATGCGGACCGTGCTCTGAAATACATATCGACATTCGACCTGAAAGCGAATTAGACAAAATACCAGGGAAAGATTTGGTGAACCAAGACCACCCTTTAGTTATTGAAATCTGGAACCTTGTATTCATGCAGTTCAACCGTCTAGCCAATGGAACACTTGAAAATCTGCCTGAACAACATGTTGACACAGGTATGGGATTTGAGAGATTGGCGATGGCTATTCAAGGAAAAACATCCAATTATGATACTGATGTTTTCCAGCCAATGATTCAATACATTGCGAAAAAATCCAACGTTGAATACGGCGTTGATGAAAAAACAGATATCGCTCTAAGAGTGATTGTCGATCATATCAGAGCGATTACTTTCGCTATTTCCGACGGACAGCTTCCTTCTAACAACAAAGCTGGGTATGTGATCAGAAGAATTCTTAGAAGAGCTGTAAGATACGGATATACTTTCCTTGGCTTCAAAGCACCGTTCATGTATGAGTTGGTGGAAATACTTGCAAGCCAATTCGACCAAGTATTCCCTGAACTAAAAGAGCAAGCTGAATTCATTCAAAAAGTAATTCAAGAAGAAGAAGCTTCATTCCTTAGAACTCTGGAAGTGGGTCTTAAAAAAATGGACGAAATTGTTGCTGATGTCAAAGCAAAAAATGATGTGAAAGTTGAAGGCAAGATCGCTTTCGAACTTTATGACACATTTGGCTTCCCTCTTGATCTTACAGCATTGATTGCTAGAGAGCATGGCCTAGTCATCGATGAGGTTGGTTTTGAAAAAGAAATGGCTGAGCAAAAAGCTCGTTCTAGAAAAGCCGCTGAAGTAGAAACAGGCGACTGGAATATTCTTAAGGAACAAGACGAAATCACCTTTATCGGTTATGACAACCTAGAGGCAGACGCCAGTATTGTAAAATATAGAGAAGTAAAGCAGAAAAAAGGCTCGCTTTATCAAATTGTACTTAACCAAACGCCTTTCTACGCTGAAAGCGGTGGACAAGTTGGAGATACTGGTTATATCATATCAGAAGACGAAACGATCAAAATCCTCGACACTAAAAAGGAAAATGATCTGATCGTTCACTTTGCTGAAAAAATCCCAGCTTCTCCTGAGTCGACTTTCAAAGCAGTCGTTGATATAGAGAAAAGAAAATTTTCTGCCAACAACCATAGCGCCACACACTTGCTTCATGCGGCTCTTAAACAAGTTTTAGGCGATCATGTGCAACAAAAGGGATCTTTGGTATCCGACAAAGTACTTAGATTCGACTTTTCTCACTTCGCGAAAGTAACTGACGAAGAAATCAGCCAGATTGAAAATATCGTTAATGAAAAGATAAGAGAAAATATTTCATTAGACGAAAAAAGAAATATTCCAATCAAAGAAGCTATGGAACTAGGCGCTACAGCTTTATTTGGAGAAAAGTATGGCGAATTTGTAAGGGTAATTACATTCGACTCGTCTTACTCTATTGAACTCTGCGGAGGAACGCATGTAAAATCCACAGGCGAGATTGGCTTATTCAAAATTGTCGCTGAAAGCTCTGTTGCTGCCGGCGTAAGAAGAATTGAAGCTGTAACTGCTATTGAGGCACAGAACTTCGTCCAAAGCCACATTGAATTGTTAAAGGAAATCAAGGAAGCTCTTAAAAATCCTAAAGATACGCTAAAAGCGGTTCAACAACTTTTGGAAGACAAGTCAAGCCTAGCAAAAGAGCTTGAGAAACTTAACTTGGAAAAAGCTGGTCAAATCAAACAAGACTTGATTAAAAATGCGGTAAAGAAAGACGATGTAAACTGCATATTTAGCAAAGTCAAAATGCCTAATGCAGACGCTTTAAAAAAGTTATCTTATGAGATTAAAAATGAGGTTGAAAATGTCTATATGGTATTAGCCGCGAACATTGCAGGAAAGCCTCAAATCTCCGTCGTTGTATCTGAAAGCTTAATCTCTGAAAAAGGCCTCAATGCAGGACAAATCGTTAGAGAATTAGCCAAAGAGATCAAAGGAGGTGGGGGAGGTCAACCTTCAGTTGCTACAGCTGGAGGCAAAGATATAAATGGACTTGATAAAGTAGTAGAAAAAGCAGCTACGCTGATATAA
- a CDS encoding M23 family metallopeptidase codes for MAKIKYSYDTETCKYERVKTSKSDILINALSFFSVSLIISFFILLAFQAFFTSPKEAALIKENKELKLYNEMLSKRMDDTENVLELLQSKDDNLYRTVFEAEPIPNSIRNGGVGGVKRYKDLLDLNLSQEEMIINQFEKIDRLRTRMYIQMESFDQISEMAKNKEKMWASIPAIQPVNNKEMKRLSSGFGTRMHPILKRWRLHEGVDYSAPKGTPIYATGDGKVVTVKSNFGGYGKEVVIDHGFGFTTRYAHMQSFNVKRGQKVKRGECIGFVGNTGRSTAPHLHYEVRKNDKPVNPIHYIFKDITAEEYEELLKLASVKNQSLS; via the coding sequence ATGGCAAAGATAAAATATTCCTATGATACGGAGACTTGCAAGTACGAACGAGTAAAGACCTCCAAATCCGATATTCTTATCAATGCTTTGAGCTTTTTTTCAGTATCGTTGATTATATCTTTTTTTATTTTGCTGGCTTTTCAGGCATTTTTCACCTCTCCAAAAGAAGCGGCTTTGATCAAGGAGAATAAGGAATTGAAATTGTACAATGAAATGCTAAGCAAAAGAATGGATGATACTGAAAATGTATTGGAACTGTTGCAGAGCAAGGATGATAATTTATACAGGACAGTTTTTGAAGCAGAACCTATTCCAAATTCTATTCGAAATGGAGGAGTTGGAGGAGTGAAAAGGTACAAGGACTTGTTGGATTTGAATTTGAGTCAGGAAGAGATGATTATCAATCAGTTTGAAAAAATCGACCGATTGAGAACAAGAATGTACATACAGATGGAGTCTTTTGACCAGATTTCTGAGATGGCTAAAAATAAGGAAAAGATGTGGGCGTCTATTCCAGCTATTCAGCCGGTGAATAATAAAGAAATGAAAAGACTTTCATCCGGGTTTGGGACCAGAATGCACCCGATCTTGAAAAGATGGAGATTGCATGAAGGGGTTGATTACTCAGCGCCTAAAGGGACGCCGATATATGCGACCGGAGATGGCAAAGTGGTGACTGTGAAATCGAATTTTGGAGGATATGGGAAAGAAGTGGTGATCGACCATGGTTTTGGGTTTACTACTCGATACGCTCATATGCAGTCTTTTAATGTTAAGAGAGGCCAAAAAGTAAAAAGAGGCGAGTGCATTGGATTTGTTGGCAATACTGGTCGATCTACGGCACCGCATTTGCATTATGAAGTAAGGAAGAATGACAAGCCTGTTAATCCTATTCATTATATATTCAAGGATATCACAGCCGAAGAATATGAGGAGCTTTTGAAATTGGCTTCAGTTAAAAACCAATCATTGTCTTAA
- a CDS encoding MerR family transcriptional regulator — MPYKERAIEKRYFSIGEVAEQLKVAPSLIRFWESEFDIIRPRKNRKGTRQFTQEDIKNLTLIYHLVKEKRYTINGAKEYLKHQSEGFLDRVQTINKLKSMKEFLTSLRDEIAPGDHADKEEEYYMDDMEGVEDYEDGEDIEMSEKEENPSPYKPNINPEANYGF; from the coding sequence GTGCCATACAAAGAAAGAGCGATAGAAAAAAGATATTTTAGCATAGGAGAAGTAGCGGAACAATTAAAGGTGGCTCCATCTCTGATCCGTTTTTGGGAGTCTGAGTTTGATATTATCAGACCTCGAAAAAATAGAAAAGGTACTCGACAGTTTACACAAGAAGATATCAAGAACCTCACATTGATTTATCACTTGGTGAAAGAAAAAAGGTATACTATCAATGGAGCGAAAGAATATTTGAAACATCAGTCGGAAGGCTTCTTGGATAGAGTGCAGACGATTAACAAGCTTAAGAGTATGAAAGAATTCTTGACAAGCTTGAGAGACGAAATAGCTCCCGGAGATCATGCGGATAAAGAGGAAGAGTATTATATGGATGATATGGAGGGAGTAGAGGATTATGAGGACGGAGAGGATATTGAAATGTCGGAAAAGGAAGAGAATCCAAGTCCGTACAAACCAAATATCAATCCGGAAGCGAATTACGGATTTTAG